Genomic segment of Campylobacter ureolyticus ACS-301-V-Sch3b:
CCAAATCAGCAGGGATAACACCTAAGTAATCTTCATAAAAATTTGTAGGCCTGTATTCATTTATATAAATTTCACTATCGATTAAACGCTGTTTTGGGGTGATAAGTCCGCTATCAAAAGACAGAGCATAGATAAATGGTTTAAGCGTTGAGCCGACATTTCTTTTTGCTAAAACGCCATCATTAAAGCCGTTTTGAGCTTTTAAGTCATGACTTCCTACATAAGCAACTACTTCCATCAAATTATTGTCAATAACAACAACAGAGGCGTTGTTTATATTGTGATTTTGTAAATTTAAAATTAGATTTTTAGCACTTTTTTCTATGAAATTTTGCAAATTTAAATCCAAATTTGAGTTTTTCAAGTTGTTTTTAAAAGCTAAATTACAGTAGTGAAAGGCACTATTTTTTGCGCTAAATCTTTTGGGCGAAAAACTCTCTTTCAAAGCTCTTTTGTAGGAGTTTTCATCTATAATTTTATCTTTTAAAAGATTTTTTAAAACTCTATTTTTAAGGGTTGTTAAGTTTTTGTTTTTATCTAGGCGATTTTGGTTTGGATTTTTAGGAATTGTTGTTAAAAGTGCTATTTGAGATAGACTTAGCTCATCTAAGTTTTTATTAAAATAAAAATAACTTGCCGCTTTTATGCCTGTGATGTTTCCACCATAAGGAGCTAGATTAAAATAGAGTGTTAAAATTTCATCTTTTGTGTAGTTTAGCTCGATCTGCAGGGCTCTAAAAATTTCAATTATTTTATTTTTATAGCTTCTTTTTTTTGGCTCTATCATCCTTGCAACTTGCATTGTTATGGTTGAAGCGCCGATTTTGTTGGGGTTTGTTAGGTTGTGAAAAAATGCTCTTATGATAGAAAATGGATTTACACCAAAATGATAGTAGAAGTATCTATCTTCAAAGCTTATGATACTTTTTTTTAAAAGAGGCGGAATTTCATCTGTTTTATAAAACCAAAGACCATCATCATTTACTCTTTGAGAGACTATTTTGCCATCTTTATCATATAAAATGTAAGACTCTTTTAAAAAGAGCTCTGTTTTATCAAGTGGAAATGCCAAATTTAAGATAAAAAATAAAAAAATTGGAAAAATTATGATAAGAAGTAGGGCAACGATAAATTTTTTCATAAAATTACAAAAATTTATAATGTTTCATAAGCCCAAAATGGGCTTATATCAGTAGTTTTCAACTAATTTTTTTATTCTATCAAGTGCTGTTTTTATCTCGTCCAAACTAGTTGCAAAAGAGAGTCTAAAATATCCATCCATTCCAAAGCCAACACCTGGAACAACTGCAACTTTTGCTTTTTCAAGGATATCTTTGCAAAGTTTCATTGAGTCTTGCTCAACTTCTTTACAATTTACAAAAAGATAAAAAGCTCCATCTGGGTTTAGTGTTTTTAAACCTTTTATATTTTCATTTATAAACTTAACTGCGTAATCTCTTCTTTTTTGATATTCTTTTCTCATAAACTCAATATCTT
This window contains:
- the pbpC gene encoding penicillin-binding protein 1C, producing MKKFIVALLLIIIFPIFLFFILNLAFPLDKTELFLKESYILYDKDGKIVSQRVNDDGLWFYKTDEIPPLLKKSIISFEDRYFYYHFGVNPFSIIRAFFHNLTNPNKIGASTITMQVARMIEPKKRSYKNKIIEIFRALQIELNYTKDEILTLYFNLAPYGGNITGIKAASYFYFNKNLDELSLSQIALLTTIPKNPNQNRLDKNKNLTTLKNRVLKNLLKDKIIDENSYKRALKESFSPKRFSAKNSAFHYCNLAFKNNLKNSNLDLNLQNFIEKSAKNLILNLQNHNINNASVVVIDNNLMEVVAYVGSHDLKAQNGFNDGVLAKRNVGSTLKPFIYALSFDSGLITPKQRLIDSEIYINEYRPTNFYEDYLGVIPADLALNFSINTISVFLNDKLEKNSLYELLLKANLVKNKKNFYGSSIALGGLSLSLLDLTHLYTSFANGGELKPLKFAGFVIDKNERLFSKQSAYLVSEILSNSPRSYLNSVWQNTLDMPKIAFKTGTSANGVDLLVVGYDKNYTIGIWLGNFSGLPTKNTSAAQSSAKLLFEIYSFLNKREKLEFLKEPSGIIKEKRCVDEFKFQECKNYKDDFLIENVALKDICQLLTNEQLNHLLINKIIDEKEILNSPCKELFTNKSPLIATPYNNAVIIGNISKISVKCMSFLGKSVFIKVDDEDYKKVDSASDNFVELKSGKHTIYCLDENSNLSTSNIEIKGF